The window GCCGCCACCGTGGAATCGGTAAAAGCCGCCAGCGGCGTGTACATGCCGCTGGACGGTGACGTACTGGAAGTGAACCCGGCACTGGAAGACGCCCCGGAACTGGTCAACGAAGATCCGCTGGGCCAAGGCTGGTTCTTCCGCTTCCAGCCAAGCGACGCCGCCGCTGTCGGCAAACTGCTGGATCAAGACGCTTACGACCGTCTGATCAAAGCCCAAGCCGAAGCCTGAGGAACCTGACATGACCCAAGTACAACTCGGCACCGCCAACGAATTCATCGCCCGTCACATCGGCCCGCGCGCCGGTGACGAGCAAGCCATGCTCAACAGCCTCGGATTCGATTCGCTCGAAGCCCTGAGCGCCAGCGTCATCCCGGAAAGCATCAAGGGCACCAGCGTGCTCGGCATGGACGACGGTCTGAGCGAAGCCGATGCCCTGGCGATGATCAAATCGATCGCCGGCAAGAATCAGCTGTTCAAGACCTACATCGGCCAGGGCTACTACAACTGCCACACGCCGTCGCCGATCCTGCGCAACCTCCTGGAAAACCCGGCCTGGTACACCGCTTACACGCCGTACCAGCCAGAAATTTCCCAGGGCCGTCTTGAAGCGCTGCTGAACTTCCAGACCCTGATCAGCGACCTCACCGGCCTGCCGATCGCCAACGCTTCCCTGCTCGACGAAGCCACCGCCGCTGCCGAAGCCATGACCTTCTGCAAACGTTTGAGCAAGAACAAAGGCAGCCACCAGTTCTTCGCCTCGATCCACAGCCACCCGCAAACCCTCGACGTGCTACGCACCCGTGCCGAGCCGCTGGGCATCGAAGTCGTTGTGGGCGATGAGCGTGAACTGACCGACGTGACGCCATTCTTTGGCGCGCTGCTGCAATACCCGGCCAGCAACGGTGATGTGTTCGACTACCGCGAACTGACCGAACGCTTCCACGCCGCCAATGCGCTGGTTGCGGTCGCCGCTGACCTGCTGGCCCTGACCCTGCTGACCGCCCCGGGCGAGTTCGGCGCGGACGTCGCTATCGGTTCGGCACAACGCTTCGGCGTGCCGCTGGGCTTCGGTGGCCCGCACGCGGCTTACTTCTCCACCAAGGATGCATTCAAGCGTGACATGCCGGGCCGTCTGGTCGGTGTTTCGGTTGACCGTTTCGGCAAACCGGCGCTGCGTCTGGCGATGCAGACCCGCGAGCAACACATCCGCCGCGAGAAGGCCACGTCGAACATCTGCACCGCGCAAGTGCTGCTGGCCAACATCGCCAGCATGTACGCCGTCTACCACGGCCCGAAAGGCCTGACGCAGATTGCCAATCGCGTGCATCACCTGACCGCGATTCTCGCCAAGGGCTTGACCGCGCTGGGCCTGAAGGTCGAGCAGGAAAGCTTCTTCGACACCCTGACTCTGGCCACCGGCGCGCAAACCGCCGCGCTGCACGACAAGGCTCACGCTGCGCAGATCAACCTGCGCGTGATTGATGCCGAACGTCTGGGCCTGTCGGTCGACGAAACCACCACTCAGGCTGACATCGAAACCCTGTGGAGCCTGTTCGCCGACGGCAAGAGCCTGCCGGACTTCGCTGCGCTGGCCGCTTCGGTACACAGCACCATCCCGGCTGCGCTGGTACGTCAGTCGCCAATCCTCAGCCACCCGGTGTTCAACCGTTATCACTCGGAAACGGAGCTGATGCGCTACCTGCGCAAACTGGCGGACAAGGACCTGGCACTGGATCGCACCATGATCCCGCTGGGCTCGTGCACCATGAAACTCAACGCCGCCAGCGAAATGATCCCGGTGACCTGGGCCGAATTCGGCGCCCTGCACCCGTTCGCTCCAGCAGCGCAAAGCGCCGGTTATCAGCAACTGACCGACGAACTGGAAGCGATGCTCTGCGCCGCCACCGGCTACGACGCGATCTCGCTGCAACCGAACGCCGGTTCGCAGGGTGAATACGCCGGCCTGCTGGCGATCCGCGCCTACCACCAGAGCCGTGGAGATGAGCGTCGCGACATCTGCCTGATCCCGTCGTCGGCCCACGGCACCAACCCGGCCACCGCCAACATGGCAGGCATGCGCGTGGTTGTGACTGCGTGCGATGCCCGTGGCAACGTCGACATCGAAGACCTGCGTGCCAAGGCCATCGAGCACCGCGAACACCTCGCCGCGCTGATGATCACCTACCCGTCGACCCACGGCGTGTTTGAAGAAGGCATCCGCGAAATCTGCGGGATCATTCACGACAACGGCGGCCAGGTGTACATCGACGGCGCCAACATGAACGCGATGGTCGGCCTCTGCGCACCGGGCAAGTTCGGCGGCGATGTTTCGCACTTGAACCTGCACAAGACCTTTTGTATTCCGCACGGCGGTGGCGGCCCGGGCGTCGGCCCGATTGGCGTCAAGTCGCACCTGACACCGTTCCTGCCGGGCCATGGCCAGATGGAACGCAAAGAAGGCGCGGTTTGCGCGGCACCGTTCGGCAGCGCGAGTATTCTGCCGATCACCTGGATGTACATTCGCATGATGGGCGGCGCCGGTCTGAAGCGCGCTTCGCAACTGGCGATTCTCAATGCCAACTACATTTCCCGTCGTCTGGAAGAGCACTACCCAGTGCTGTACACCGGCAGCAACGGTCTGGTGGCGCACGAGTGCATCCTTGATCTGCGTCCGCTCAAAGACAGCAGCGGCATCAGCGTCGATGACGTCGCCAAGCGTCTGATCGACTTCGGCTTCCACGCGCCGACCATGTCGTTCCCGGTCGCGGGCACGTTGATGATCGAGCCGACCGAAAGCGAATCCAAGGAAGAACTGGACCGTTTCTGCGACGCCATGATCCGCATCCGCGAAGAAATCCGCGCCGTGGAAAACGGCACGCTGGACAAGGATGACAACCCGTTGAAGAACGCCCCGCACACCGCGGCAGAGCTGGTTGGCGAATGGACCCACCCGTACAGCCGCGAGCAAGCGGTGTATCCGGTGGCGTCGTTGATCGAAGGTAAATACTGGCCGCCGGTCGGTCGCGTCGACAACGTGTTCGGCGACCGCAACCTGGTCTGCGCCTGCCCGTCGATCGAAAGCTACGCTTAAAGGAATGGGGGCATTCATTTGCCCCCATTCCCGACAACACCGCAAAACCTGTGGGAGCTGGCTTGCCAGCGATGAGGGTGGATCAGTCTCCACTTCTATTGCCTGACACACCGCCATCGCTGGCAAGCCAGCTCCCACAAGGAACGCATCAAGCCTGATATTCCGCCAATTCCTATAACAAGAAACCGGAGAACCACTCATGTCGTTAAGCGTGTTCGACCTGTTCAAGATTGGCATCGGCCCCTCCAGTTCCCACACCGTCGGCCCGATGCGCGCTGCTGCGCGCTTCGCTGAAGGCCTGCGGCGAGAAAACCTGCTCGGTGCAACGGCCAGCGTGCGCGTTGAGCTCTACGGATCCCTCGGCGCCACCGGCAAGGGTCACGGCAGCGACAAAGCCGTGCTGCTCGGCCTCGAAGGCGAGCACCCGGACACCGTCGACACCGAAACCGTCGCCGCGCGTTTGCAAGACATTCGCAGCAACGGACGCCTGAACCTGCTCGGCGAACACAGCATTGCGTTCAACGAGAAAGAACACCTAGCGATGATCCGCAAGCCGCTGGCCTATCATCCCAACGGCATGATTTTTCGCGCCTTCGACGCGGCAGGCATTCAGATTCGCAGCCGCGAGTACTACTCGGTCGGTGGCGGTTTCGTGGTCGACGAGGATGCGGCCGGTGCCGATCGCATCGTCGAAGACGCCACGCCGCTGACCTTCCCGTTCAAAAGTGCCAAGGATTTGCTCAGTCATTGCGCCACCTACGGTCTGTCGATCAGTCAGGTGATGCTGACCAACGAAAGCGCCTGGCGCCCGGAAGCGGAAACCCGCGCCGGTCTGCTGAAGATCTGGCAGGTAATGCAGGACTGCGTGGCGGCGGGTTGCCGTAACGAAGGCATCTTGCCGGGTGGTTTGAAGGTCAAACGACGTGCGGCGGCGCTGCATCGGCAACTGTGCAAGAACCCGGAATCAGCGCTGCGCGATCCGTTGTCGGTGCTCGACTGGGTCAACCTCTACGCCTTGGCGGTCAACGAAGAAAACGCCAACGGCGGGCGCGTGGTCACGGCGCCGACCAACGGTGCGGCGGGGATTATTCCTGCTGTTTTGCATTACTACATGCGCTTTATTCCCGGTGCGAATGACGATGGCGTGGTGCGATTTCTGCTCACTGCGGCGGCCATCGGCATTCTCTACAAGGAAAACGCCTCGATCTCCGGCGCCGAAGTCGGTTGTCAGGGTGAAGTCGGCGTTGCCTGCTCAATGGCGGCCGGCGCGTTGTGTGAAGTGCTCGGCGGCAGCGTGCAGCAAGTCGAGAACGCTGCGGAAATCGGCATGGAACATAACCTGGGCCTGACCTGCGACCCGATCGGCGGCCTGGTGCAAGTGCCGTGCATCGAGCGCAATGCGATGGGCTCGGTGAAGGCGATCAACGCGGTGCGCATGGCCATGCGTGGCGACGGTCAACATTTCGTCTCCCTCGACAAAGTCATTCGCACCATGCGCCAGACCGGCGCCGACATGAAAAGCAAATACAAAGAGACCGCCCGCGGCGGACTGGCGGTCAACATTATCGAATGCTGATCACGAACCAGGCCAAACGGATTAACCAACTCTCCCCCGGGAGAGAAACGTAACTAGCTCCCTCTCCCTCCGGGAGAGGGCTGGGGTGAGGGGCTCTTGATCTTGCCCCCGATCCCGAACCCCATTTTCAAGGAGCCACGCATGTCCACCGAACAACTGTCGAAAACCCCGCTGCACGCTCTGCACATCGAACTTGGCGCCCGCATGGTGCCGTTCGCCGGCTACGACATGCCGGTGCAATACCCGCTGGGCGTGATGAAAGAACATCAACACACCCGTGAGCAGGCCGGTCTGTTCGACGTTTCGCACATGGGCCAGATTCGCCTGACCGGTGCCAACGCCGCCAAAGCTCTGGAAACCCTGGTGCCGGTGGACATCATCGACCTGCCAGTGGGCATGCAGCGTTACGCGATGTTCACCAATGAAACCGGCGGCATTCTCGATGACCTGATGGTCGCCAACCTCGGTAACGACGAACTGTTCCTGGTGGTCAACGCGGCGTGCAAGGATCAGGATCTGGCGCATCTGCAAAAACACATCGGCGATCAGTGCACCATTACGGAGCTGTTCGAAGCCCGTGCCCTGCTCGCTCTGCAGGGTCCAGCAGCGGTTACCGTGCTGGCGCGCCTCGCGCCTGAGGTCGCGAAAATGACCTTCATGCAGTTCAACCGCGTGCAACTGTTGGGTGTGGATTGCTTCGTCAGCCGTTCGGGTTACACCGGTGAAGACGGTTTCGAAATCTCGGTGCCAGCCGCCGATGCGGAAAAACTCGCTCGCGCCCTGCTCGCCGAGCCAGAAGTCCAGGCCATTGGCCTTGGCGCTCGCGACTCGCTGCGTCTGGAAGCCGGCCTGTGCCTGTACGGCCACGACATGAACACCGACACCACGCCAATCGAGGCCAGCCTGTTGTGGGCGATCTCCAAGACGCGCCGCGCTGATGGCGCACGGGCCGGCGGTTTCCCGGGTGCAGAACAAGTCTTTGCTCAACAAGAGAACGGTGTCGCGCGTAAACGCGTCGGCCTGCTGCCGCAAGAACGCACGCCAGTGCGTGAAGGCGCGGAGATCGTCAACGAAGCGGGCGAGATCATTGGCAGCGTGTGCAGCGGCGGTTTCGGACCGACTCTGGGCGGGCCATTGGCGATGGGCTACCTCGACAGTGCTTATGTCACCCTCGATACAACCGTTTGGGCCATCGTGCGTGGGAAAAAGGTGCCAATGCTTGTAAGCAAAATGCCATTTGTTCCACAACGCTACTATCGTGGTTGACTGACTGTTTCTATAAGTAACGCGATTGCGTTATGCGTGCACTAATGTGTAACGCAATCGCCACAAAAAAGTGCATTTTCTAACAGTCGATTCGAATATGAACTTTGCTTATAACGTTCGAAAAGATTTGAACAAGCTAATCGTCTAAGCCTGCACTAGTGGACCGACTAACTGCCAGCAAGTGCAGCAAAACCGGGCCCTTGCGGGGGCTTGTTTTTTCTCCCGTAGTTGGCGTAGAGTTTGTCCACTGTGTTTGCATGGGTCAGCTTGGAATCGTGACCTGGGCAGTAGCCTACAAGTTAGCTACATCCCGTTCGACGTCTTCTTACTCTCCTGCAACCAGCCCCAGTACTCTTTCATGAGAAAGAGACTGTCATCAATTTATTGCGTCAAAGGAAATAAGAAATGTCCCAACGTCAGAGCGGTACCGTCAAGTGGTTTAACGACGAGAAAGGTTTTGGTTTTATCACTCCTGAAAGCGGTCCGGATCTGTTCGTGCATTTCCGCGCTATCCAGGGCAACGGCTTCAAGAGCCTGAAAGAAGGCCAGAAAGTGACTTTCGTTGCTGTGCAAGGCCAGAAAGGCATGCAGGCTGACGAAGTACAAGCAGAAGCCTGATCTCTGTAACGAAAAAGCCCCTGATATTGATATCAGGGGCTTTTTTGTGCGCGCGAATCCGTAAAATGGCGCTTCATTTTGCGTCCAGAGGCTGCCATGTCGAAAAACCTGCTCACCCCCCAGGGCGACTTTCCTCCCGTTGGCCTCGGCCGTCGTCTGGCCGCGATGTTCTATGACTTTCTGCTGTGTACCGCTCTGCTGATCGTGACCGGCTTCGTTTACAAGTTGATCCAGGCGGCGATCATCGGCGAAGAACGTCTGCGAGCAATGACCGATGCCGGCAAACTCGACGGCGATCCGCTCTATTCGACAGTGCTGTTGCTGGTGCTGTTTGCCTTCTTCGCCAAGTTCTGGACCCATGGCGGGCAGACACTGGGTATGCAGGTGTGGGGGATTCGCGTGCAGAACGCCAATGGCGAGGCGATCAGCCTGTGGCAGGCGCTGCTGCGCTTCATGGTGTCGATCGCTTCGTGGCTGTGTGTGGGGCTCGGATTCTTCTGGTCGCTGTACGACAAGCAGAAGCGCACGTGGCACGACATCTATTCCGACACCCGCGTGGTGCGGATTCCGAAGAAGACCAAGTAATTTCCAGACGCCAGAAACCACAGTAGGAGTGAGCCTGCTCGCGATAGCGGTGTGTCAGCAAACATAATTGCTATCTGACACACCGCTATCGCGAGCAGGCTCACTCCTACAGGTTTGTTCGTTGCCTGAAAGACCTCAGGCGTTACCGGCCAGCTTCATCCGCGCCGCTTGCGTAAAGTCCAGCATCCGCTTCAACGGCCGAATCGCCTGCGGAATCAACGCCGGATCAACAAAGATCTCGTTTGTCCCTTCCTTCAAGCTCTTGAGCGTGCGCTCAAGGGTATTCATGGCCATCCACGGGCAATGTGCGCAACTGCGGCACGCGGCGCCATTACCGGCGGTTGGCGCTTCAATGAAGACCTTGTCCGGGCACAGCTGCTGCATCTTGTAGAAGATGCCTCGGTCGGTGGCGACAATCAGCGTCTTGTTCGGCAGGCTTTGCGCGGCAGCGATCAATTGACTGGTGGAGCCGACGGCATCGGCCAGTTCGATCACCGACGTCGGCGATTCCGGGTGCACCAGAATTGCCGCGTCCGGGTACAGCGCTTTCATGTCTTCGAGCTGCTTGGACTTGAACTCTTCATGGACGATGCAGGCACCGTCCCAGAGCAGCATATCGGCGCCGGTCTTGCGTTGGATATAAGTGCCCAGATGCTTGTCCGGCCCCCAGATGATGGTCTCGCCGTTGTCCATCAGGCTTTCGACGATTTCCAGTGCGCAGCTCGATGTCACCACCCAGTCGGCCCGCGCCTTCACGGCAGCGGAAGTGTTGGCGTAAACCACTACCGTGCGCTCTGGATGCTGATCGCAGAACGCCGAGAACTCGTCCACCGGGCAACCCAGGTCGAGCGAGCAAGTCGCTTCCAGAGTTGGCATCAGCACACGTTTTTCAGGATTGAGAATCTTCGCGGTCTCGCCCATGAACTTCACGCCGGCGACCACTACGGTCTTGGCCGGATGAGCATTGCCGAAGCGAGCCATCTCCAGGGAGTCGGAGACACAGCCGCCGGTTTCTTCGGCCAGAGCCTGAATCACCGGGTCGCAATAAAAGTGGGCAACCAACACCGCGTCCTGAGCCTTGAGCTCGGCGGCGATGGCAGAACGGTAATAAGCCTCTTCCTCGACCGTCAGCGGTTTGGGCTGCTTGGCATCGAGGTGGGCTTGAACCAGAAGGCGTTCGGAAATCTGCGTCATGTTCGCAAGACCTGCAGGCGCTTTCGCGCGAAAGTCGAGTATACACCCGGCTCCGGACCGCTTGAGGGTACCGCCGGGAGAGTGAGTTTTATCAGGCACGGACAGCGTTGAAGCTGCGCAAGGCTACAGAATATCCCGTTGATACAAAAGATGATTCTGACCTGCGTCAGCGCCGCTGGCGCTGAAAGAGCAGACGCCCGAATTGCAGGCAAAAAAAAACCCGGAAATCCTCACTTTCGTGGGCCTTCCGGATTTTCTAAACCGCCAAATATGGTGGGTCGTGTGGGATTCGAACCTACGACCAATTGGTTAAAAGCCAACTGCTCTACCAACTGAGCTAACGACCCGCTGTGTGGTGGCGCGTATAATACTGATTTTTAAGGACTATTCAACACCTTTTTGAAAAAAATCAAAAATAAGGTGTTGGATCCTCCACACCGGCTGCCGCAAAGCCTTCTGCACGCAGGCGGCAGCTGTCGCATTTGCCGCATGCGCGGCCGTCATTATCGGCCTGATAGCAGGAAACGGTCAGGCCGTAATCGACACCGAGCTTCACGCCTGCCTGAACGATTTGCGCCTTGCTCAAGTTCTGCAACGGTGCCTGGATACGGAAGCCATTGCCCTCGACACCGGCCTTGGTCGCCAGATTGGCCATACGTTCGAACGACTCGATGAACTCGGGACGGCAATCCGGGTAACCGGAATAGTCCACGGCGTTCACACCGATGAAGATGTCGCGAGCGCCGAGCACTTCAGCCCAACCCAGCGCCAGAGACAGAAAAACGGTATTGCGCGCCGGCACATAAGTGACCGGGATGCCCTCACCCAGCTCCTCCGGAATGTCGATGCTGCTATCAGTCAGTGCCGAGCCGCCCATGCCGTTCAGGTTGAGGCCGATCACCTTGTGTTCGACCACACCCAGATCCCGGGCAACGCGGGCAGCAGCGTGCAATTCTGCGTGAGAGCGCTGGCCGTAATCGAAACTCATGGTGTAGCAGCTATAGCCTTCGGCGCGAGCCATGGCCACGACGGTTGCCGAGTCGAGGCCGCCGGACAGCAGGATGACCGCACGTTTTTCGGTGGTGTTCAGTTGTTCGGTCATGTCAGCGCCCCGGCTCATCGTTCCAAAGATATTTATGCAACTGCAATTGCAGGCGTACCGGCAAATTGTCTGCCACCACCCAGTCCGCCAGATCCCGAGCATTCAGGTCATGGTGGCTAGGCGAGAACAGCACTTCGCCGGCGCGTCGATCCAGTCCGTACTGAATCAGCTTGGAAACCGCCCAGTCGTAGTCTTCCCGCGAACAGATGACAAACTTCACCTGATCGTTCGGGGTCAGCAGTTCGATATTTTCGTAACGGTTGCGGTGAGCTTCTTTCGAACCCGGCGTCTTCAGGTCGACCACGCGACTGACGCGCGGATCGACAGCCGAAACGTCAAGGGCGCCGCTGGTTTCCAGCGAAACCTCGTAACCGGCATCACACAACTGTTTGAGCAAAGGAATGGCGTTCGGCTGTGCCAATGGCTCACCGCCGGTGACGCAGACGTAGCG of the Pseudomonas sp. Seg1 genome contains:
- the gcvH gene encoding glycine cleavage system protein GcvH — its product is MSELRFTEDHEWLRAEADGSVTVGITAFAQNALGDVVFVQLPELQAYEKGAEAATVESVKAASGVYMPLDGDVLEVNPALEDAPELVNEDPLGQGWFFRFQPSDAAAVGKLLDQDAYDRLIKAQAEA
- the gcvP gene encoding aminomethyl-transferring glycine dehydrogenase, giving the protein MTQVQLGTANEFIARHIGPRAGDEQAMLNSLGFDSLEALSASVIPESIKGTSVLGMDDGLSEADALAMIKSIAGKNQLFKTYIGQGYYNCHTPSPILRNLLENPAWYTAYTPYQPEISQGRLEALLNFQTLISDLTGLPIANASLLDEATAAAEAMTFCKRLSKNKGSHQFFASIHSHPQTLDVLRTRAEPLGIEVVVGDERELTDVTPFFGALLQYPASNGDVFDYRELTERFHAANALVAVAADLLALTLLTAPGEFGADVAIGSAQRFGVPLGFGGPHAAYFSTKDAFKRDMPGRLVGVSVDRFGKPALRLAMQTREQHIRREKATSNICTAQVLLANIASMYAVYHGPKGLTQIANRVHHLTAILAKGLTALGLKVEQESFFDTLTLATGAQTAALHDKAHAAQINLRVIDAERLGLSVDETTTQADIETLWSLFADGKSLPDFAALAASVHSTIPAALVRQSPILSHPVFNRYHSETELMRYLRKLADKDLALDRTMIPLGSCTMKLNAASEMIPVTWAEFGALHPFAPAAQSAGYQQLTDELEAMLCAATGYDAISLQPNAGSQGEYAGLLAIRAYHQSRGDERRDICLIPSSAHGTNPATANMAGMRVVVTACDARGNVDIEDLRAKAIEHREHLAALMITYPSTHGVFEEGIREICGIIHDNGGQVYIDGANMNAMVGLCAPGKFGGDVSHLNLHKTFCIPHGGGGPGVGPIGVKSHLTPFLPGHGQMERKEGAVCAAPFGSASILPITWMYIRMMGGAGLKRASQLAILNANYISRRLEEHYPVLYTGSNGLVAHECILDLRPLKDSSGISVDDVAKRLIDFGFHAPTMSFPVAGTLMIEPTESESKEELDRFCDAMIRIREEIRAVENGTLDKDDNPLKNAPHTAAELVGEWTHPYSREQAVYPVASLIEGKYWPPVGRVDNVFGDRNLVCACPSIESYA
- a CDS encoding L-serine ammonia-lyase; translated protein: MSLSVFDLFKIGIGPSSSHTVGPMRAAARFAEGLRRENLLGATASVRVELYGSLGATGKGHGSDKAVLLGLEGEHPDTVDTETVAARLQDIRSNGRLNLLGEHSIAFNEKEHLAMIRKPLAYHPNGMIFRAFDAAGIQIRSREYYSVGGGFVVDEDAAGADRIVEDATPLTFPFKSAKDLLSHCATYGLSISQVMLTNESAWRPEAETRAGLLKIWQVMQDCVAAGCRNEGILPGGLKVKRRAAALHRQLCKNPESALRDPLSVLDWVNLYALAVNEENANGGRVVTAPTNGAAGIIPAVLHYYMRFIPGANDDGVVRFLLTAAAIGILYKENASISGAEVGCQGEVGVACSMAAGALCEVLGGSVQQVENAAEIGMEHNLGLTCDPIGGLVQVPCIERNAMGSVKAINAVRMAMRGDGQHFVSLDKVIRTMRQTGADMKSKYKETARGGLAVNIIEC
- the gcvT gene encoding glycine cleavage system aminomethyltransferase GcvT — translated: MSTEQLSKTPLHALHIELGARMVPFAGYDMPVQYPLGVMKEHQHTREQAGLFDVSHMGQIRLTGANAAKALETLVPVDIIDLPVGMQRYAMFTNETGGILDDLMVANLGNDELFLVVNAACKDQDLAHLQKHIGDQCTITELFEARALLALQGPAAVTVLARLAPEVAKMTFMQFNRVQLLGVDCFVSRSGYTGEDGFEISVPAADAEKLARALLAEPEVQAIGLGARDSLRLEAGLCLYGHDMNTDTTPIEASLLWAISKTRRADGARAGGFPGAEQVFAQQENGVARKRVGLLPQERTPVREGAEIVNEAGEIIGSVCSGGFGPTLGGPLAMGYLDSAYVTLDTTVWAIVRGKKVPMLVSKMPFVPQRYYRG
- a CDS encoding cold shock domain-containing protein yields the protein MSQRQSGTVKWFNDEKGFGFITPESGPDLFVHFRAIQGNGFKSLKEGQKVTFVAVQGQKGMQADEVQAEA
- a CDS encoding RDD family protein, with the protein product MSKNLLTPQGDFPPVGLGRRLAAMFYDFLLCTALLIVTGFVYKLIQAAIIGEERLRAMTDAGKLDGDPLYSTVLLLVLFAFFAKFWTHGGQTLGMQVWGIRVQNANGEAISLWQALLRFMVSIASWLCVGLGFFWSLYDKQKRTWHDIYSDTRVVRIPKKTK
- the nadA gene encoding quinolinate synthase NadA, with amino-acid sequence MTQISERLLVQAHLDAKQPKPLTVEEEAYYRSAIAAELKAQDAVLVAHFYCDPVIQALAEETGGCVSDSLEMARFGNAHPAKTVVVAGVKFMGETAKILNPEKRVLMPTLEATCSLDLGCPVDEFSAFCDQHPERTVVVYANTSAAVKARADWVVTSSCALEIVESLMDNGETIIWGPDKHLGTYIQRKTGADMLLWDGACIVHEEFKSKQLEDMKALYPDAAILVHPESPTSVIELADAVGSTSQLIAAAQSLPNKTLIVATDRGIFYKMQQLCPDKVFIEAPTAGNGAACRSCAHCPWMAMNTLERTLKSLKEGTNEIFVDPALIPQAIRPLKRMLDFTQAARMKLAGNA
- the queC gene encoding 7-cyano-7-deazaguanine synthase QueC, which gives rise to MTEQLNTTEKRAVILLSGGLDSATVVAMARAEGYSCYTMSFDYGQRSHAELHAAARVARDLGVVEHKVIGLNLNGMGGSALTDSSIDIPEELGEGIPVTYVPARNTVFLSLALGWAEVLGARDIFIGVNAVDYSGYPDCRPEFIESFERMANLATKAGVEGNGFRIQAPLQNLSKAQIVQAGVKLGVDYGLTVSCYQADNDGRACGKCDSCRLRAEGFAAAGVEDPTPYF
- the queE gene encoding 7-carboxy-7-deazaguanine synthase QueE, whose product is MQDTLRITEVFYSLQGETRTAGLPTVFVRLTGCPLRCQYCDSAYAFSGGTIRTLDDILEQVAGFRPRYVCVTGGEPLAQPNAIPLLKQLCDAGYEVSLETSGALDVSAVDPRVSRVVDLKTPGSKEAHRNRYENIELLTPNDQVKFVICSREDYDWAVSKLIQYGLDRRAGEVLFSPSHHDLNARDLADWVVADNLPVRLQLQLHKYLWNDEPGR